GCGCGAGAGCGGGCGCCCGCGCTGCTTTCGGGGCCGTCACAGGCCCTCGGAGCGCCGGCGCGCAGACTGCCAAATGGCCGCCCATGGGGCGTAAGTAGGCAAGGCGTCCCTGGAAAACATCGGGGCGTCCCTTGGCTTGCCCGGGGGGGAGAGCCGGTGGTATAATCGGCCTATACGAAACGAGGAGGCCTTGGCATTTTGAATAAAATAATGAAAACGATTGCCTTTGCGCTCATGGGCGCCGTGCTGTTGTCGGCCACCGGATGCAGCGGCGGCGGCAATGTGGTGGCCTCAGTGAATGGGGAGACGATCTCCCGGGCTGATCTGGACAAGCGCATCAACCGTTACAAAGAGGAACTCTCCCGCTCCGGCGGCGCCGATTCCAAGGAACTCATGGCCAACCTGGAACGGCAGGAACTGGAGCATATGATCGACGAAAAGCTCTTCACGCAAGAAGCGAAGAAGCGAAACATCGAGGTTACCGATGGGCAGGCAGCGACGGAACTGGCGAACGAGAAAAAACAATTCCCCTCTGACGCCGAATTCCAGGAGGCCCTGAAACGGTACCAATTGACAGAGGCCGAACTGAGCGACATCATCCGCACCCGGTTGATCTTCAACGGGCTCTATGACGCGGTCACGGCCGATATTCAGATCTCTGACGCTGATGTGGAAAAGCATTACCGGGACAACCCCGACAAATTCAAGCAAAACCGGCAGGTCAAGGCGTCTCACATCCTCTTGAAGACGGAGGAAGAGGCCAAAGCCATCATCGCCGAGTTGGGCCGGGGCGCCGACTTCGGCCAGTTGGCCGTCCAGAAATCGACAGATTCCACGGCCGCGCAGAACAAGGGCGACCTGGGCTACTTCCAAGCGGAGGACATGGTCAAGGAGTTTTCCGACGCCGCCTTCTCTATGAAAAAAGGCGAAACCTCGCGCACACCGGTCAAGAGCAATTTCGGCTATCACGTAATCCGCGTGGAAGACGTCAAGGAAGCGCGCCAGCAGAGTTTTGACGAGGTGAAGGACCAGATCCGCGTCGATCTGGGCGCTGACCGGAAACAGGAGCGCTTTGAATCCTGGTTCGCCGATGTGAAGGCCCAGGCCAAGATCGAGCGCAAGCTGCCTGAGGCGCCGGCGGCGCAACCGCCCACCCAGCAGGCCCCGCAAGGGCAGGCGCCGCAAGGGTCTACCCAAGCCCCCGCAGGCAACGCGCAGCCTGGAAAATAGGGCTTCTGCCAAAAAATGAAACGCGCTAGGCCCTCCCCGAACCGCTTGCTGGTTCGGGGATTGCTTTTTTCAATGGATGGAAAAAAATGAATAACCCTTTCTTGTCGGATATATACTATCACTGAACCGGAACCCCGAAGTCACGGCCCACAAAGGAGGGATGGTGAAGGGATGAAAGCAACGGGCATCGTACGGCGAATCGATGATCTCGGGCGCGTGGTGATCCCCAAGGAGATCCGGAGAACGCTGCGCATTCGGGAGGGAGATCCCCTCGAGATCTTTGTGGATCGAGAAGGGGAGGTCATCCTGAAAAAATATTCGCCCATCGGCGAATTAGGGGACTTTGCAAAGGAATACGCGGACTCCTTGAGCGAGGCCACAGGCCATATCGCTTGTATCGCTGACCGGGACAATATCATCGCCGTAGCAGGAGCCCCGAAGAAAGAGTTTTTGGGCAAACCGATCGGCCCCGCTGTCGAACGGGTGATGGAAGAGCGGAAGGCCATTTTGATTCAGAAACCAGGCGAACACAGTCATTGCAAGGGTTGCCCGTCGACGGAAGAGGATGTCGATTGTAAGTTTTCTGCTGAAGTTATAGCGCCGATTATTGCCGAGGGAGATCCCATCGGCGCCGTTATTCTGGCATCGAAGGATCCCAATGTCAAGATGGGCGACATGGAGATCAAACTGGCGGAAACGGCTGCCGGTTTCCTCGCCAAACAGATGGAACAATGATACTACCAAAGCATAACCGTTCGGTTATGCTTTGTCGCGCTTGGAGGGTGGCGCCATGACGTCGTGGTGGACTTCCGGCGGACAACGTCTGCTGACCGGCGCCCTTTGGCTGACGGGCGCCGGGATCGTCAGCAAGTTTCTGGGGGCCTTTTACCGCATTCCCTTGGCCCGGATCCTCGGTTCGGAAGGCGTCGGGTTGTATCAGATGGTCTATCCCGTTTATACGGTGGCCTTAAGCTTGGCGACAGCCGGCCTGCCCGTCGCCATTTCGGTGCTGGTGGCGGAACGGGCCACCCGGGGGGACCATCCCGGCGCCTACCGGTTTTTTCTCGCTTCCTTCTGGCTGCTACTCGTCCTGGGCTGTTGCGCCACATTGCTGTTGCTCGCCTACGCGGAGACGATCGCCCACGTCGTGCTGAGAGACGGCCGGACCCTCTATTCCCTCTGGGCGATCGCGCCGGCGGTGCTGCTGACCGCGCTGATGGCGGCCTTTCGCGGCTTTTTCCAGGGTTATCAGCAGATGGCGCCGACGGCCCTGTCCCAGGTGGTGGAACAGATCGTCCGGGTCGGGATCATCCTCGCCGTCAGCGGCATTATGGTCCGCTACGGTGTCGACGTAGGCGCTGCCGGGGCGACATCCGGCGCGGTGGCCGGCGGGATGGCCGGTCTTGCTGTGCTGTGGCTTTTTTTTTACGCCTGGCGCCGGAAGGTACATAGCGGGCACTACAGCGCGGGGCAGGCGGAAGCGGCGGCTGCCTGGGCCGGACCGACGGACCGTTTCCGTCTTGGCCGCGCTTTCCCGAACGGTATGGCAGGCAGTATGGCGGACCGTTTGGCGGGCGCCTTTCGCGGGGCTTTTTGGGGCGGCGCGGATCTGCTGGCTATGTGGAAGTCTCTGCTTGTCCTATCGCTGCCCATCTCCCTCGGCGGACTCGTGATCCCCCTCATGCAGACGGTCGATGCGGCGCTGATTCCCCGGGGTTTGCAGGCTGCCGGTTTTTCTGCTCCCCAGGCGGCGGCGCTCTTCGGCGAGTTTTCCGGGATGGCGGCGGCGCTGGTCGGTTTTCCGATCATCGTCACCGGCGCTGTGAGCGCCAGCCTGGTTCCGGCTATCGCCAGCGCCTGGAAGGGGGGCAACAGCCTCGTGGCGGTCGAACGGTACCGATCGGCCATGCGCCTGTCGAGCATGCTCGCCTGGCCTGCCGCCTTTGGCATGGCCGCTTTGGCCGCGCCGATCTGTGAAATGCTCTTTCACGCGCCCGGCGCAACCGAGCCGCTACTCTGGCTGGCGCCGACGATCATCCCGACGGCCTTTTATCAGGTGGCCTCGGCGGGCCTGCAGGGGATGGGACGAACCGCCTTTCCCGTGTTTGCCCTCGCCCTGGGGGCGGCTTTGAAGGTGGTCTGCAACCTCATTCTGCTGCCCCGTTGGGGGCTGATCGGCGCGGCGGCGGGTTCCAACGGGGCTTTCCTGCTCTCGGCCTTGATGGTGCTCGCCTATATCGGCTGGCGCGGCGGCTTCTCCTTCCCCTGGGGCGCCGCCTTGCTGAAACCGGCCCTCGCTGCTACAATGATGGCGGGTTATGCCATTTCTGGCGCGCCTTATCTGACATCTTTGGCCGGCGGCTGGATCGGCCTCGCCCTTTCGGTGGCGACTGCGGGGATCGTCTACGGTCTGACGATGCTCGCCATCGGCGGCATCCAGGAAAAGGACCTGGCCCTCTTGCCGCGCGTCGGTCCCCGTTTGGCCGCCTGGCACCGCCGTTTTTGGGGCGCCTAGCAAAGGCCTAGCAAAGTGGGAATAAAAAAGGATATGAGTGAAGAAAACATGAGGCAGAACATAAGTGTCAACGAATCAAAAGAACCGGTAATCACCGTTGTCGGCCTCGGCGCAGGCGATCCGGGACACCTGACGCGCGCAGGATGGGAGGCGCTCCGCCGGGCCGACCGGCTTTTTTTGCGCACGGCCATTCATCCGACCGTTCCTTCCCTTAAGGAAGCGGGTCTTGTTTTTGAGACTTTTGATCCCCTCTACGAGTCAGCCGAATCCTTTGACGACCTCTACAGTGAGATCGCCAGCCGGTTGATCAAAACGGCTGAATCCGGCCCGATCACCTTCGCCGTCCCAGGCCATCCCCGGGTCGGAGAAAAGGCCGTCGCCCTGCTGCTCGAAGAGGCCCGCCGCCGCAACTGGTCCGTCGAGGTGATCCCGGGCGTCAGTTTCCTGGAGGCCCTCTACACGGCTGTGGGTTTCGACCCTGCGCGAGGATTGACGGTGCTGGACGGGCTGGATCTGGCGCCGGAGGACCTCGATGGACGGCGGGCAACGGTGATCACCCAGGTCTATGCGCAGCGGATCGCCTCTGATGTGAAACTGACCCTGATGGAGCTTTACGGCGATGAACATCCGGTGACGGTCATCCGGGCGGCGGGGGTCGCCGGCGAGGAGCGGATCGCCGAAATCCCTCTCTACGAACTGGATCGTCTGGACTGGGTCGATCACCTCACCAGCGTCTATGTTCCGCCCTTGTCTGCGGCGGACGCGGAAGCATCGGAGAATTCGGAGAAGCGGTCAGAAGCGCCTTCGGAGCCGTCCTCAGGGGCGCCGGCGGATAGGCAAGTCGACTACGCCCTCGACCCGCTTGTCGAGGTGATGGACCGGTTGCTGGCTCCCGGCGGCTGTCCCTGGGACCGCGAGCAGAGCCATCAAAGCCTAAAGCCCTATCTCCTGGAAGAAGCCTATGAGGTGCTGGAGGCCATCGATCTCGGCGACGACGGCAAGTTAAAAGAAGAGTTGGGCGACGTGCTCCTACAGGTCGTTTTTCACGGCCTGATCGCCGAAGGGGAAGGCCGCTTCCGGATCAGTGAGATTGTGGAGACGATCACCGAGAAGATGGTCCGTCGTCACCCCCATGTCTTCGCTGATACGAAGGTGGCTGACGCCGGGGAAGTCCTGGTCAACTGGGAGGCCATCAAGGCTAAGGAGAAAGGGGACAAGCCGTCGCGAAGCCCCTCCGGGATCGACCGGATTTCGACGGCCATGCCGTCGCTGCTGCGGGCCGAGAAGGTGCAGAAGAAGGCGGCCCGGTTCGGCTTTGACTGGCCCGATGAACAGGGGCCGCTGGCCAAGGTGCAGGAAGAGTGGGAAGAGTTGCTGGAGGCTGCCGGATACGGCAGGTTGGATGGCGGTTTCGATTCGGCCGGAAGTAGAGAGCGGGATATCGCCCGCCTTCGCGACGAACTGGGCGATCTACTTTTCGCCGTTGTCAATGTGAGCCGCTTTTTGCAGATAAACCCCGAGGAGGCGCTCCAGCGGACGGTGGACAAGTTCATCCGCCGCTTCCGCCATGTGGAGGACTGTTGCCGTCGCGACGGACGGGAGATGGCCCGTTGCGCTATCGAGGAACTGGATGTCTACTGGGAAGAAGCGAAGGCACGGGAACGGCAGACGTGATCAGCCGAATGGGGCGGGGTGGGTCTGTTAGGAATATTTTGGCTTAAAAAGTCGAAAATATTAACAACCCGGAAGGAAAAGATGGGTATGTAGCGAATAACCTTACAGCAATCAATACTAGGAGGGGTAACGGTGAACAAGACCGAATTGGTGAGTGCGGTCGCCGAAAAGGCCCAACTAACCAAAAAGGATGCCGAAAAAGCCGTCAATGCCTTCTTCACCGTCGTGGAAGAGGCGTTGAAGGCAGGAGACAAGGTCCAATTGGTTGGTTTCGGGACTTTTGAAATCCGCGAACGGAAAGCGCGGACAGGCCGCAACCCCCAAACGGGCGAAACCATTACCATAGAGGCGTCGAAAACGCCGGCCTTCAAGGCGGGCAAATCGCTGCGCGACGCTGTGGAAGCGTAGTTCTTCTTAGGATACATCATAGGTGTTGAGGTCAGGTTTCCGCGGGGAACCTGATTTTCATTCCGGGGGGATTTTTTTTGCGTCTTGACAAATTTTTGAAGGTGTCCCGCATCATCAAACGGCGCACCCTGGCCAAGGAGGTCTGTGACGGCGGTCGCGTCACCGTCAACGGTCGGCCGGCCAAAGCGGGAACAGAGGTGCAACCGGGGGACCGGCTGACCTTGCAGTTTCCCCAAAAACGCATTGAGGTGGAAATCGTCGACGTAAAAGAGAACGCGCGGGTCGATGAGGCGAGAGACCTCTACCGGGTCCTCCGGGAGGAGTCCCTACCCCTTGATTGACAAAGCGCTTGCAGGGAGTCCCGTTCTAGATCATACGCCTGCCCACATAACCATGTTGGGGAGGCGTATTTATTTTTTGAAGAGGGAGGAACTTCCAATGGATGTTCATGGCGATAAAGCCCATGGTTTTGCGGCCACAGACCGGAAGAGCATCACCATCCAGGGGGTCACCCAGGTGGGCGCCTTCGATGAAGTAGAGATCTACATGGTGACGGTGCGCGGTCCCCTATTGTTGCGCGGAGAGGGCTTGCAGATCACCCAGTTGAACCTGGACGATAAAGTCCTGTCTGTCGAGGGGCGGATCGATTCTGTTCAATATGTGGAGGAGCATTCTCCCCAGAACCTGAAGCAGAAAGGCAAGAACCTGCTGGAACGCCTGCTGCGGTAACCGAAGGGGTTGCGAGGGGGGATGACCGTGACGCCGCTGGCCCAGCAGGTCTACGGGTTTGTCTTGTCGGCTGTAGGCGGACTGGTCCTGGGAACGGCCTTCGACCTGTACCGGACGATAGTGGGGGTGGGCCGGCGAAGGTGGTGGGTCGCCGTCGCCGACGTGCTCATGTGGATGATTGGCGCGGGGCTTTTCTTCCTCCTCCTGCTCTGGGGTCACTGGGGGGAGGTTCGCCTGTACCTTTTCCTGGGATTGGCCTGCGGACTGGGACTATACTACCGGTTTATGACCGAGGAGGTCCGGGCCTTTTGGGAGGGCATGCTGGAACTGATCCTGCACCTGTTGCAGACGCTGGGGTACCTGGTGACGTTCCCCTTTATCTTCCTCTATCGCGCCGGGCGGCGGGCGCTGCGCTGGATCTACCTGACGGGAGGACAGGGAATGCGATGGGCCCACCGTCGCTTATGGACGCCGGCTCGCAAGGCCGTGGGTCGTTTGCGCGCCCGCGTGGACCGTCTCACCGGCCGTTCTCGGCGGTTTTTGGGGCAAAAAAGCGCAGGCGCCCGGCGCTGGCTGGGGCAAAGGACGGGAGGCATCCGGCATCGGCTGGCCGGGCGCCTGCGGGCCTTGTTGCGCCGTCCGCCGGGGCCGCCTCCTGCGGCATAAACAAAGGGGAAAAACTTTCCTCATTCCCGCTTGGGCGAGGAAGGATTTTCAGGGCGGCGCGCCGAAAGCCCCACTATTACGGGGAAGTATCCGAACAGGGGTGAGGCTGTTGGCGCAGCCGGCAGAGACACAGCAGCAGCGGCAGTTGCCGCAGGAGCAGCAACAATCGCAGCCACTACGGCGTCATAGCAAGGGGATCGGCAGAGGCAAAAAGTGGGCGATTGTTGCGGCAGTCATCGGCGCTTTCGCGCTGGCGGCGCTCCCGCCTTTTCTGCAACAGCGCCAGTTGGCCCAGGAGTCGGACAGGTTGTCGGCGGAACTGGAACAGGTGCGCGCCGAGCGCCAGCAGTTGGAGAAAGAGAAGGAATGGCTCGCCTCTGACGCCTATGTGGAGCAGGTGGCCCGTCAGCAGCTGGGCCTGGTGAAACCGGGCGAGATGATGGTGGTGCGGACCCGCCCCGGCAACGCCCTGAAGAAGGACACCCAACATGCCCAGGAGATTCGCGATTAAAAAAGCATTTCCGTCCTCAAGCGGCGGAAATGCTTTTCCTATAGGGGGGTGAGTGGGATGACAGAGAAAGACAATCGCTGGGGCGCCATCGACATCGGTTCCAACTCGGTGCGTTTTCTCGCCGCCGAGGTGTCAGAGGAGGGCATGCAGACCTTGTGGCGCCGCCTCGATACGACCCGGCTCGGCCGCGAGGTGGAACGCACAGGGGACCTGCATCCCGAGTCGGTTCAGCGCACC
The nucleotide sequence above comes from Heliomicrobium undosum. Encoded proteins:
- a CDS encoding peptidyl-prolyl cis-trans isomerase — protein: MNKIMKTIAFALMGAVLLSATGCSGGGNVVASVNGETISRADLDKRINRYKEELSRSGGADSKELMANLERQELEHMIDEKLFTQEAKKRNIEVTDGQAATELANEKKQFPSDAEFQEALKRYQLTEAELSDIIRTRLIFNGLYDAVTADIQISDADVEKHYRDNPDKFKQNRQVKASHILLKTEEEAKAIIAELGRGADFGQLAVQKSTDSTAAQNKGDLGYFQAEDMVKEFSDAAFSMKKGETSRTPVKSNFGYHVIRVEDVKEARQQSFDEVKDQIRVDLGADRKQERFESWFADVKAQAKIERKLPEAPAAQPPTQQAPQGQAPQGSTQAPAGNAQPGK
- the spoVT gene encoding stage V sporulation protein T yields the protein MKATGIVRRIDDLGRVVIPKEIRRTLRIREGDPLEIFVDREGEVILKKYSPIGELGDFAKEYADSLSEATGHIACIADRDNIIAVAGAPKKEFLGKPIGPAVERVMEERKAILIQKPGEHSHCKGCPSTEEDVDCKFSAEVIAPIIAEGDPIGAVILASKDPNVKMGDMEIKLAETAAGFLAKQMEQ
- a CDS encoding putative polysaccharide biosynthesis protein — its product is MTSWWTSGGQRLLTGALWLTGAGIVSKFLGAFYRIPLARILGSEGVGLYQMVYPVYTVALSLATAGLPVAISVLVAERATRGDHPGAYRFFLASFWLLLVLGCCATLLLLAYAETIAHVVLRDGRTLYSLWAIAPAVLLTALMAAFRGFFQGYQQMAPTALSQVVEQIVRVGIILAVSGIMVRYGVDVGAAGATSGAVAGGMAGLAVLWLFFYAWRRKVHSGHYSAGQAEAAAAWAGPTDRFRLGRAFPNGMAGSMADRLAGAFRGAFWGGADLLAMWKSLLVLSLPISLGGLVIPLMQTVDAALIPRGLQAAGFSAPQAAALFGEFSGMAAALVGFPIIVTGAVSASLVPAIASAWKGGNSLVAVERYRSAMRLSSMLAWPAAFGMAALAAPICEMLFHAPGATEPLLWLAPTIIPTAFYQVASAGLQGMGRTAFPVFALALGAALKVVCNLILLPRWGLIGAAAGSNGAFLLSALMVLAYIGWRGGFSFPWGAALLKPALAATMMAGYAISGAPYLTSLAGGWIGLALSVATAGIVYGLTMLAIGGIQEKDLALLPRVGPRLAAWHRRFWGA
- the yabN gene encoding bifunctional methyltransferase/pyrophosphohydrolase YabN, encoding MRQNISVNESKEPVITVVGLGAGDPGHLTRAGWEALRRADRLFLRTAIHPTVPSLKEAGLVFETFDPLYESAESFDDLYSEIASRLIKTAESGPITFAVPGHPRVGEKAVALLLEEARRRNWSVEVIPGVSFLEALYTAVGFDPARGLTVLDGLDLAPEDLDGRRATVITQVYAQRIASDVKLTLMELYGDEHPVTVIRAAGVAGEERIAEIPLYELDRLDWVDHLTSVYVPPLSAADAEASENSEKRSEAPSEPSSGAPADRQVDYALDPLVEVMDRLLAPGGCPWDREQSHQSLKPYLLEEAYEVLEAIDLGDDGKLKEELGDVLLQVVFHGLIAEGEGRFRISEIVETITEKMVRRHPHVFADTKVADAGEVLVNWEAIKAKEKGDKPSRSPSGIDRISTAMPSLLRAEKVQKKAARFGFDWPDEQGPLAKVQEEWEELLEAAGYGRLDGGFDSAGSRERDIARLRDELGDLLFAVVNVSRFLQINPEEALQRTVDKFIRRFRHVEDCCRRDGREMARCAIEELDVYWEEAKARERQT
- a CDS encoding HU family DNA-binding protein, which produces MNKTELVSAVAEKAQLTKKDAEKAVNAFFTVVEEALKAGDKVQLVGFGTFEIRERKARTGRNPQTGETITIEASKTPAFKAGKSLRDAVEA
- a CDS encoding RNA-binding S4 domain-containing protein, whose amino-acid sequence is MRLDKFLKVSRIIKRRTLAKEVCDGGRVTVNGRPAKAGTEVQPGDRLTLQFPQKRIEVEIVDVKENARVDEARDLYRVLREESLPLD
- a CDS encoding YabP/YqfC family sporulation protein — protein: MDVHGDKAHGFAATDRKSITIQGVTQVGAFDEVEIYMVTVRGPLLLRGEGLQITQLNLDDKVLSVEGRIDSVQYVEEHSPQNLKQKGKNLLERLLR
- the yabQ gene encoding spore cortex biosynthesis protein YabQ, whose protein sequence is MTVTPLAQQVYGFVLSAVGGLVLGTAFDLYRTIVGVGRRRWWVAVADVLMWMIGAGLFFLLLLWGHWGEVRLYLFLGLACGLGLYYRFMTEEVRAFWEGMLELILHLLQTLGYLVTFPFIFLYRAGRRALRWIYLTGGQGMRWAHRRLWTPARKAVGRLRARVDRLTGRSRRFLGQKSAGARRWLGQRTGGIRHRLAGRLRALLRRPPGPPPAA
- a CDS encoding FtsB family cell division protein: MAQPAETQQQRQLPQEQQQSQPLRRHSKGIGRGKKWAIVAAVIGAFALAALPPFLQQRQLAQESDRLSAELEQVRAERQQLEKEKEWLASDAYVEQVARQQLGLVKPGEMMVVRTRPGNALKKDTQHAQEIRD